A stretch of DNA from Vulcanisaeta thermophila:
CATGTAATGCGACAACGCATTAATCAACGCCACGCCCAAGGCCCTCACTAGCGAGTCTAGGTCCGTCACTAAATCCAGGAGCTCCTCAACACTTGGTTTTCTCCCCCATCTCGCCACTTCTCAGGTCCTCTATGGGTGTGTAGGCAATGCCCAGGTAATCCCTACCCCCTGCCCTGACCTGGACGTATGTGTAGTTGAGGCAGTTGCAGTAATCCACAACCTCAACCCTGTCATTACCGAGGAGCCTCAACACCTTAACCGCTAATTCCCTAACGAACATCAACCCACACCTGACTCAACCAACTCCTTAAACCTCCTGGCATCATCCAGCATGTGCGTGTTATTGAACATCACGTAGACCCTGGATGAGGATCCGTAGTTATTAATCAACTTATCCCTGAGCCTCCTTAGGTCCTCATCTGTGTACTTGTACGAGTAATTAACCTCACCCTTACCAATACCGTGGAGCCTGAAGTATAGTGTGTCGGTGATCACCAGTGGATCCCTCCTGAATGGGTCTGTTACGTGGATTATGCCCAAGTCCCTAATCAACCTCTCGAGCAACTGCGTGTTATTGTACGTGGAGCCCCTGGGCTCCCATGCGATGGGTGCCACGGGCTCTATCGACCTAAAGAACTCCCTAATCCCCCTGAAGCTCTCCTCATTCAGTTCCAGGCTTGGTGGTGTTTGGAACACTATAATGACTGGGTTCAGGGGTTTAATGGCCCTCGCGAATTCACCCCACAATTCCAGGTTCTCCCTAGTGGGCCTGAGCAGCCCGTAATTGCCTAACTCACCCCTTAACCTGGTCCTCCTCATGCGTTTGTAAGTTGGTGAGTTGATTGGGTGCGTGAACCCCTGGAATGCCTTTACTGAGAATTGAAAATCAGTGGGGGCCTCACCCCTCAATTGGGTCATCCTGTCCTCGGTGGGCACCTCGTAGAATGTCTCCTGAAGCTCCACAACCCTGAATAGTGAGTAGTATCGGGACCTTGATGTTGGGAATCCGCAGGTCCCCACGAGTACCTGCATTAAGTAATGATGCATGGGCGCATTATTAAGGTATCCCTTGGTCGTGAATCACCCTCCAGGTAATGACAACCTCATTACCACACTCGCAAACCCTCACACCCTCCAGCCTCAGCCTTGGTCCCTCGGTGGTCGTGGGGTACCCATTACCCTCCAGGAATGATGTCCCGGCGCCAAAGACGTACGGCGTTACTGTTAGTCTAATCTCATCCGCAAGGCCCTCCTTAATCAACTCCCAATTCAGGTGACCACCACCCTCAACCAGGACCCTCCTGACACCCCTCTCCTCATAAAGCCTCTCCAGGACGCCCCTTAAGTCAACCCTGTCCTCACCCATTAACCAAACCTCAACGCCCCTCCTAATCAATTCCTCAACCTTATCCCTGGGCGCCTTGTTCGTGGTGACAATCACCGTGGGCGCCTCCTTATTAACCACCACGTTGGCGTTTAGGGGTATCCTAAGCCTACCGTCAATAACCACCCTAATGGGGTTTTTAGGGGCCTTGACGTAGCGCGGCGTTAATGATGGGTTGTCCATAATGACTGTGTTGGCCCCCACCATGATGGCATCAACACTGGCCCTAACCTCATGGAGCCTCTTCAGGTCGAAGGGGCAGGAGAGCCTTGAGTAACCAGTCTTGCTGGCTATCCTCCCATCAATGCTGGATGCGGATACAATGATTACGTATGGCCTCGGCACCGTGGTAAACCAGGCAAACTACTTTTTAGCTTTCATCATGGAGATCAACTTAAGTATTGCGAATCTGTAGTAATCATTCACTGGTATGGCGATTAGGTACCCCGTGTACAGCCCGTAAAGTACCACGGAGTTTCGCGGGGCCTCGAGTATCAGGGGCAGTGATATTAGGTCCTCCTCACCATTAACGGAAACGAGCACATTAAGGCCCCTGTTAACATCCTCCATAGCCCTCCTAATAACCTCAATAACCTCCTCACTCAGGGTTCCAGGTGGGTTGGTAACCATGTACGTTTTACTAAACCCGGCAACACCACCCAGTGCCACGTTCCTCCTGGTCTTCAGATCAATAACCGCGATGCTGGGTGTTTTCCAGTGGTTGATTACGTTCTGTGTAACCACATCACCCACTGTCATGACCTTAACATCATCACCAAAGCACTGCCTTAGTACGTAAATAGACCCAGGGGCCTCCCTACCTATGGCTATACCCATGGGGTACGCCATCAACTCCCTGGCCCACTTACTGGTTAATACGTACATACAAACACCAATTCACTGACTTGATGGGTTTATAAGGGGTTAATGCCATTGATGGTTAGGTGCTGGCGTACATTGACTATCCAGGGTGGCGGAGGTTAATCACGGACTTCAACGAATTAAATAGGGTGCTTACCGAGGACATTAGACGCGCCGCCTCGTTAATCGTAATGATAGGCGGCGGCTATGACGCCTCAATGGATAGTGACTTCCTAAGGGTTTGGTATGGGGTGACGGATAATAGGTCCCTGATCGAGGATGTTAATGCCATGGTGGTTCAGGTGAGGAGGGGCTTGATGGGTCTGGACGAGTTAGGCGCCGAGTTAGTGAGGACCCTGGATAAACGTAGGTATGGGCTCATTGACTTAATAATGATGAATAACTACCTAAAGTTAACCCTCGACGTCAATGCTTACGACCTTGGATTAATAATACTCTATGAGAACCCGGAGTCCATACTCGTGGGTATTAGGGAGCCTGGGGATTTAATACCCAATAAGTTAATGAGTAGGGAGCTTGAGGTTGACCTGGATGCCAAGTGCATGGTGGTTAAGAGGAGGTTCTCCATATACGTATCTAAGCAGTTTAAGTCGGGGGTCAACGTGGTTGATTGGTCAAACCCGGGCATTGTGCCGTATACTAAGTTCACGAGCATGAGGATAAACGGCGTTGAGGTTTCAGACCCCATCTTCACATCATTCGCCAAGCTACACCTAAGGATCACCAGTAGGCCAGCGGGTAGTAAGTTGGTGCTCACACTGCCCAAGGCCATGGATGTGCAGGTGGATAGTGACTACTGCGGGGCTGACTCCTTCATCTCCATGCCCCAGAGCATGGGGTTGAGCGATTACTTAGCCGTAATTGGCATACTTAGGGGTATGGGTTACACGGTGCTTAAGGCGCCCTTCACAAGGGTTGATGAGTTAGTCAAGGGATGCGGCTTGGGCTGATGAGCCCTCGTTGTTCTCGCCCTCCTCGGTTAACTTACCCTCCTTGAGGGCCCTCTCTATCCTATCAAGCTTCAACTTCCTCGCTATGAGCTCGCGCATGCTCCTTCTTAACTTATCAGGGTCTGTGTTAGTTACGTAGGACAGGGCATTAACCACCTCCTCAGAGTACATTGTGAAGACTGCGTACTTCATGAGTAACTCCTGCTCCTTCTCCTTCCTTGTTATGTACAGCCTAAGCTTCCTCGCCACCTCCCTAATGGCATTCCTAATCTCACTCTCAATCTCCGGCACATCGGCTATGGCCTCCTTACCCGCACTGGCGTAGGGTATCTTGGTGGAGCATATGTGAACCACCACGGCTAGTTGGGCGGGGAATTTAACCTTGTACTGGGTCCAGTCTATTTCGTCAACGATCTTCCTGACCACGTCATTACCCTCATCGTAGATCAGGGGGACCTTATTGGCAAACCTATAAATAATGGGCTTGTCAGACTGGGGGACTGCACCGCCCCAGGCAATGGCGGCCTCCACAATGAATGGGTTGCCCATGTATGAGCTGGGTTTCCTGGTCACCGTGAACACAACCTCTGGGTTTAGGACGGATCTAACGCCCTCAGCGAGTATGTCCTCGCCTATTGGGGATAACCAGTCGGCCCTGGGTCTCCTCCAACCATTGAACTCCCTCATCTTGGTTACGAAGTTCACCAACTTATCATTCTCCAACTCACCCACGGGCATGTCAGGATTCACACCGGCGTAGTCCAGGAAGTTCCTGGCTATGGATTCCCCAACCCCATCGAAGTTCTCCACTAGGAATTCGAAGACCTTCATGTCGGGGTTCCTCTGTATTAATTGCTTTATCAATTCCACATCCACACTCTTGGGGTGCGGTAAGCCCTCCTTGGGCGGCTCCGGCATTTTAACCGTGACCCTGGGTATCACCAGGAAGTCATCCTCATCAGGTCCCCTAAAGAGGAACTCAGCGTATGGAGCTATCATTGATGTCCTCCGTAGGTACTCCTCAACCCTACGCTTGGCCTTGGGCCAGTCACCCTCAATGACCACCTTAATTGCCGTGCCATGCCAGCCATACTTATTCTCCAGGGTCTTACTATCGACTATCACGGGCTCGTTCTTGGCAATGTCAATCATAACCTGGTACTCATAAATCACATCACTCTTCAACGGCGCACTCCTAACCGTTATGGGCATGTTCGTGGTTGATTGGGCATAGAGAACCACCATCTTCGCACCAAGCCCGAAAATGCCCCTGTGCTGCTTAATCCTATACTTACTACTGTAGAAGACCCTACCGAACACGTTGGGTATCTCATCACCCGGTATACCAATCCCATTATCCTCAACATAAACCCCCAACCAATTCCTCGAGGCATCCACATAACTCACCTGAATCTTGATACTAGGTAGTATCTTGAAGGTCTCCGTAGCATCCAGGCTATTCTCCACCAACTCACGTATTGTTTGATAAACAGCCCTGGCTGGGTTCGCAAAACCAGCTATTTCCCTATTCCGCCTAAAGAACTCGGCTGGTGATAATGCCTCGAACTTAACGTCAATGGATCCCATGATAGAGACCTTGTAGATAAACGCAATATAAACCTTTCACCCACGAGACCAAGGGCTAAATTAAACGAGTAATATATGAAGAATATCCAAGCACCATCAAAAATAAAACATGAATCAATACAATGAACCTAGGAATGATTAACATTCAAAATAACCAAGCCCAATTAACTTAGGAGGGTGCTCATTTAGTGAGACAGTATTCTATATTTAACATTAGACTTAGAGCGAAGTTTAACTCATTAATGATTAATTTTAATTAAACCACCATCGCCTTGAGTATGGGCTTTATGTCCCTGAGGTTCTCCAGGTTAAATACCATGTCCATTATGGTGCTTATCTGTGACTGCGTCAATACACCACTGACAAGGGCCCTGAACTTCTCCTTAAGCTCATCATCACTCATGGGGTTCTTGGGATGACCCCTTGGATGATCAACCCTCGCTGTTATTTCCCTACCGTCCCTGAACTTAACCGTGACCCTATTGGGTATTGCCGATGGGTATAGTTTATTCAATTCAGGGTCCACATTAACCTTGGTCTTCCTAATAAGGGCCAAAACCCTAGGATCCCTAATACCCTCGGGTTTGTAGTGGTCCAGGGCCACCGTACCGTGGATCAGGGCGGTGGCTGTGACCCACATGAGGCTGTGATCCGCGGTCTCCTTGGTCCTTGGATCCCACTTCTCCGGGTCCTTAACTATTATGTCGTAGGCTGCCTTGAACGTGTCAATGACTATGTACTCCACATCATCAGGCTCTATGGGTCTCCCGTACTCAGCCCTGATCTGCCTCGCGGCGTCCACGGCGCTCTGTGCGTGGTACTCCACGGGGTATGGCTTTATGTACGTGTCCAGGATCCTCCTGGGATTGGGCTTTGAGGATAACTCCATGATTAGCTTGTCATTGAATTCACCGGATAGCAACTGCCTTATGAAGCCCATCTCACCCCTTAACGGCGCATCAGGTCCCGTGAATCCCTCCCTAGCCAGTAGCACTGCGAATACGGCATTACGTGAGGAGTTAGCCGTGGCAGCTGCCTTCCAGTGGCTCAGTTCCCCAACCCTGGACTGCCTCATGGCCGCGTGGGGCACCGTGGCTATGGAGAGAGCATTCAAAGCCTGCTCCCTACTCAGCCCCATTAGCCTAGCCAACCCAGCGGTCACGGCTATGGATATGTAATTCACGTGGTCCCAACCATGAAGCCTCAAACTCCCCGAATCACAAAGCCTAACACCAACCTCGTAAGACACTGCAATGGCCGTTATCAAATCCCTACCCGACAAACCCCTGTACTCGGTAGCCGCCATCAACGTGGGTATCATGTCCGAGGGGTGCAGGGGCTCAAGGCCCAGGTACGTGTCGTTGTAATCCAGGTACCTAACCATTAGGGAGTTTGTGAAGGAGGCCCAGTCCAGGGGCGCCATGTCGATGGTCCCCCATAGGGTTGCCTCGTACGTGGACCTATAAGCCTTAGCCAAGGACCTGGCTATCTTAACGGGCTCCGCCGAGTAAGCCGCCAAGGCAACACCAATACTATCCAGTACCCTCCTCTTCACCTCATGAATAACCTCGTTGGAGAGATCCTCAAACCTAACATTCAGGGCATAATCAACAATAACCTCACCCAGGGAATCCCTAACCATACAAAGGCAACAACCAACCAGCAAGTTTTAATTTTTACGTCCCAATGATGGGCCACACGTAGTGTTAACGCACAACATTAATTGGCCAGTGGTCCATCACAGTCCCAATACGTAATTATTTAAGCCCATTTAAGTGGGATTGTTGTTTTATCTTTTTTGTTGTATAGTTATTATGTCTTCTCTAGGCCTCATGGTTTAAATAGAGGGTTTCCCCAAGCCCCACGTGGCCAGGAGGGCTGTGTTGTTGCTGTCGGGAGGTATTGATTCCGCGGTTGCCCTGTACCTCCTTAGGTCCAGGGATTACGAGGTTATTGCCCTGAGCATTAACTACCCAGGTAGGGGCGAGAGGGAGAGGGAGTTCGCCAGGAAGTTGGCTGAGTTGACTGGTGCGAGGCTTGTGGAGGTGGATTTACCATTCATGAGGGAGGTCATTGAGCTTTGGCCCAGGGATGAGGATAGGCCCGATCACCTGAAAGGTGCCCACCCGAGCACGGTGCCCGCTAGGAACGCCCTAATATACTCAGTGGCTGCTTACTTCGCGGAGATCTACGGTGCAGAGTTGATAGTTGCTGGGCATAATGCTGAGGATGCCAATTACTTCCCCGATGCCAATGCCAGGTTTAGGCTTTACATGAGTAGGGCATTGACCCTGGGCACGTACATTGGTAGGAAGAGGGGGTTGAAAGTAGTGGCACCACTGTCCAAACTCACAAAAACCCAGGTGGTCAAGCTGGGGCTCAGTTTAGGCGTGCCCTTTGAATACACATGGTCCTGCCACAACAACGGTGATAAACCCTGCGGTAAATGCACAGGCTGCCTAATGAGGAAGAGGGCCTTTGAGGAGTTGGGTATTGAAGACCCACTGGAGAGGGCGCTCAGGCTTAAGCCATAACTAACGGGCCTCTCTTAAGTATTTACTCATCAACTCCAGGAACCTATCCACCTCATCCACAGTATTATATGCATGGGGCGACACCCTAATAATCCCAGGCCTAGGTGACACCACAACACCATGCTTGCTTAAGTAATTGGCCAGGTTGTATGGATCCCTGAATTCGAAGGTTACTATGGCCGCATGCGAGTCAAGGGGTGTGGTGACCCTAAGCCCCAGGTTGCTCAACCCCTCAACAAGCCTCCTGAACAACGTACTAGTGTGGTCGGCAAACCTGTTGGGTAACTCGTACTTGTTAATCAACCTCATGGAGGCCAGTGTGCCCTCAAAGGCCACCACCGGCCACGTGCCCCACTCGAGCCTAGAGGCATCCCCGGCGGGCTTGAAGTCCTCAATGTTTATGGGCCTCTCAAACAATCTCTCGCCCCTCAACCTCCTACTCACTTGGTTATCCTCAATGCCCATCCAACCCGAGAACATGGGCTCAAGCCCACCCAGTAATTCATCACTTACGTAAACAAAGCCTGCGCCGTGGGGCCCCATCAACCATTTATAACTCCCTGTGATCAACGCATCAACACCATCCTTAGTAACGTCTATGGGTATGACGCCCACCGCGTGGAATGCGTCTGTAATCATAATGGCGCCCCTCGCATGGGCTATCTCAGTCAGTTCCTTAATCCTCTCCCTATAACCTGTCACCCAGGATACGTAGTCCACGAAAACCACCGCCGTATTATCATCAATCAGCTTCTCGTAGGTTTCCAGGGGCACGTAACCACCAACTGCCCTGGCAATCCTAACCTCCCTAATAGCACCACGTCTTCTTAAGGCGTGGAATGAAAACACGCCCGTGGGGAAGTTCAACTCGCTAATAACCACGTTAGAGCCAGGCCTAAACCTGAGGGTACTGAGTAGTGCGTTTAACCCATGCGTTGCGCTGGGCACGGCGGCTATGTTACTCGGGGGCGCATTGATAAGCCTCCCAAACTCCCTCTTAGCCTCCACAATATGATCCAGGGCCAACTCCCAAGGCTCGCCCTCGGTAATCCACAGGTTCAGGAATTCATTCACCGCATCAACCGCATCCTTCGTTAATGGACCAGCACCGGCATTGTCGAGGTAAACCCTCCTCCTAGTTATGGGGATGTGTTCCCTCAGGTCTTCAAGCCAACCCATTACCCATGCCTATTAAACCCCCTATTAAGGCTTAGCCCATTGCACCAAAACCAGTGCTTCATCATTATTGACGTGAATAACGAGCGCCCGTACTCACTGCCTGGAACCCACGTTGGGGTTAATGACGGTGGTTGCCCCTGAGAGTGCGGACGCCGTATTAATGTCACCACACCTACTCAGTAGTTCAGCCATAACCTCCACAATGGCCCTCATGACCGAGGTCCTGGTGGGCTCCTGAACCTCCACGCAGATCTTAAGCTCGTCACAGAGTTCGCGGAATTGCTTAAGCACATCGTCGAACCGTCCATCCGGGTTCACCAACCAATTAATTATGTAGTAAATGGACTTAACGTAGCTCTCCCTATCCATCGAAAGTTAAGTATTAAGTAGGTTAATAAGGCAACAACTTAAGCCCTGCGTAGTCCAGGATTCCTATAAACCAGGTACTGGGCGGAGGGGCAGGCTGTGGAGCATAGTAGGCAGTTTATGCACCTGCTCTCATCAACGGTGAATGAGGGCCCAGGGCCCAATCTGGAGAGGGCCTTCGTGGGGCACCAATTAATGCAGAGGTTGCACTCACCGCATATGGATGCCCTGGAGACCAAACCAGCTATGTGCACGGCCAGTCCCCCATCACTTGTTATTATGGACACTGAGTTATCACCTTTAATAACGACCCTGGCCTCGCCAAGCTTACCCTTCACGAGGTACCCATCGCTAGTCCTCTCAACCCTACCAACCATCTTGAGGAATTGACCAAGGGTTTCATAGTTAATCCCCCTCGCGGACACCAGATTAAGTGCATCATCACTCCGTGAGATCCTTATTGGATAATCCACCCTAAGCCTCACCTTCACATACCTAGCCATGTCACCGGGTATCTCCCTCCTCCAGCGCCATAGGCCGAGCCTCACGAAATCCTGGCCCAAGCCCTTCTCCTCAGCGTATTTCCTAAGCACCTCACCCAGCCTCGTGTAGATCCCAGGGTACCTCTCCTCAACCAGTTCGAACTCCGCCAACTCATTGGCTGGGCATATGACGCAGCCCAGCCTGTCAAAGCCATACTCATAGGCCTTATTGTAGGGTAGTCCATTCATTATTATGTATCCCCAGACCTCCAGGGCGCTCCAATCCTGTATTGGGGCAACCACTATGTCCTTAGTGACCCACTTACTCCTTGAGACCATGGGTAACCTAGCCCTCTGGAAGGACTCCAGCGCCCTCTGGCCCACGACGCTTATGTAGCCATTGGGGAACCTGTGGATCAGCGTGTCCGTTATCGGGCCCAGCTTAATCACCTTACAGCACCACCTGTAGTCCCGGGCTGGCGGCCCAAACTCATTAATGGCCCTCCAGTACTTGTCCCCTGCGGATGCTGTGATCAACTCCGCATTGTACCTGGTGGCTATTTCCTCCACGAATTCATAGGTCTCGGGGGCCTCTAGGCCCGTGTCGTTAAACAATATGTGAAACTTAACGCCCGTCCTAGCCGTTAGGTCCAGAACCACAAGGGAATCCTTACCCCCTGAGAAGGAGACCACTATGGGTAGTTTATACTCACTGAAGACCTTCCTGAGGAATTCCAGGGCCTTTTGGGCCTTTCTCTCCAGGTAATCCCTGTTCAACTCCACGAAGTCCTTCAGGGAGCTGGGTCTTGGGCTTGGTAGTGGGTCCCTGGCCCTCCAACTCTTGATTATCCTGAGCCTCGAACCCCTCATTAACTTGGCAACCCCGTGGAAGGAGCCATCCCTCGTGGACACGGCCACGTGCCTATACCTCTCACTGGGTAGGTTGGCACTCATTATTAGGTTGGCATGCACGTCATAACGTTGGGGTAGTTTGTCCATGTTTACTATTGCCCAGTAACCAAGCCTTAGGCTCATGATCTCCGCAACACCCTCGTAGAGGGGTCTGAAGCGCCAGGTCTTTCTTTCCACATCATAGAACCTGTGCCCAATAACCCTACCCCTCACAATAACCTCATCGGCCTGGTCTGCATAACCTGGTATTTTATTTAGAAGGATGACCTCATTATCGGGTATTAAGCGCCTGGCGAGCTCCTCACTCCCGAACTCATTAATGATGGCGTTCCTCGTGATCTCTATATCCACTGGGAATGCGGGCCTAACGTCGCCAGGCCTGGTTAACCTGACTATACTGAGTGATGCGCATCTCCTGCTCCCCAACTCCTTACTGAGTATTGGGACGTTGCGATCATCGCACCAGTAAATTACGGGCATCCCCATGAATCATAAGGCCCCTGATTTATTAAACCAAGTGGCACTGTTAATTTTAAACCATCCCTAACCAGGCAGGGTCACTTCATATTCCTAAGGAGCTTCTGCCGCGTGCCCTCGTCCAGGAGCCCCATAACCCTATTTATGATCTGGGCATCCCTATCCGCGAGCCTCTTATCCAGGCTCGCCACAACCCTGGATCTAAGGGCGAGACCAGCCCTGACCACGTCATCGGGGTAGCTGGCCAGTATCGTCATTGTGGTCCTGCACCAATTAATGTACTCCTCATCAGTAGCCCTCTCTGCCAGTGTGGATATCACGCTCCTAAGGGCTTGGAACGCCTGGTCCTCCTTCATTGTGAACAGGGATTGGAGAATACCCCTGATGGTCTCTTCCCTCTGTTTTTCGGGGAGCCTCGCAATTGATATTGGATCCAATTGGGAACTCACACGTGATCATAATAATTAATTTAATAAGGATTACTAGGGTGATGGTTTACTTTGGACATGGGTCATGGGCCCCTTTTAGTCTATAAATAATCAATATTATTTGTGAACATGCCTATTAATGGGTAGGTAATGCTTAAATAACCTATAAATTGAGCATGACTGGTATGGGTGGTGTAGAAATCCGTGGAGGTACTCGACACGACGTTGAGGGACGGTGCTCAAACCACGGGCGTATCCTTCACACTGAATGACAAGATCAGGATAGCACTGGCCCTGGATGAGCTTGGTGTTGATTATATAGAGGGTGGGTGGCCTGGTTCAAATCCCAAGGACGCTGAGTTCTTCAAGGCCATGAAGAACCACTCACTGAGCCACTCTAAGCTTGCGGTTTTCGGCAGCACCAGGAGGAAGGGGGTTAGGGTTGAGGAGGATCAGAACGTGAGGGCAATACTGGATTCTGGGGTTGACGTGGCCGTCATAGTGGGTAAGTCCTGGACCCTACACGTTACCGAGGTCCTAAGGACCACGTTGGAGGAGAACCTGGAGATGATATACGACACCATAAGGTACCTAAGGGACCATGGGCTCAGGGTAATATTCGACGCGGAGCACTTCTACCAGGGCTTCAGGGAAAACCCGGACTACGCAATGAGGGTTGTCAAAACGGCTGAGGAGGCGGGCGCCGAGGTCGTGGTGCTCGCGGACACAAACGGTGCCATGCTACCCCACGAGGTCCATGAAATAACGGCCAGGATGGTCAGGGAGGTCAAGGTTAAGGTGGGACTCCACATGCATAATGACTCGGGCTGTGCCGTGGCCAACACAATAATGGGGGTGCTGGCTGGTGCGAGGCATGTTCAGGGTACAATAAACGGGCTTGGTGAAAGAACGGGCAATGCGGATCTGGTGCAGGTAATACCAAACCTAGCCCTTAAGATGGGCTTTAAGGTACTTAAGAATCCCAATGGGTTGAGGAGGCTCAGGGAGGTGTCGAGGCTCGTTTATGAACTATCGGGGCTTCAACCCAACCCGTACCAACCCTACGTTGGCGACTACGCCTTTAGCCACAAGGCTGGTTACCACGTGGATGGTGTTATGAAGGTCACCAGGGCCTATGAGCACGTGGACCCAGGCCTAGTGGGTAACGCCAGGAGGTTCGTGGTCTCCGAGCTCTCCGGCGCTGCAAACCTTGTGGTGTACCTTGATGAGCTGGGCTTTGATATTGATAAGAACGATCCAGGACTAAGGAGGGCATTGAGTAAGATAAAGGAGATGGAGAACATGGGTTACAGCTTCGACTTGGCGCCAGCCTCGGCAGTACTCATAATCCTCAGGGAGATGGGGTTGTTCAGGGATAGGATCACGGTGGATTACTACAAGGTAGTCAGTGATGATAGGGTCCACGTAGCAGTGGTGAAGGTTAACGGGGAGATAGGCGTGGCCGAGGGGGTGGGGCCAGTCCACGCAATAGACCTAGCCATCAGGAACGCCATTAGTAAATTATTCCCGGAACTAAACAGGGTATCATTGACGGACTACAGGGTTGTATTGCCAGGGGAGGTGAAGAGTACGGAGAGCGTGGTAAGGGTACTCATTGAACTAAGCGACGGCGTTAGGAGATGGCGCACCCTGGGTGTTTCTGGAAGCATAATAAAGGCCAGCCTGGACGCCCTGGTAGATGGGTATAACTATGCAGTGTTGATAAGTGAGAGACGACGGTAGTGGGGGGGGGACCCGGAAATACTAATTACGGGGGTTATTAATTAAAAACACGTATTTACAATGAACCATGCCAGCGAATTTTAAATATTAAATCATTATTTATCCCCGCAAAGCACATATATAGTAAATTTCAAGAGATAATGTTTAAAAGGAGGGGTTGTTCGGGGCTATATAGGTGACCCGATGGAAATGGAAACCCTGTACTAAAACGGGGCGTAAGGATCAGTAAGATAGGTGGTTCACTACTCACGAGTGGTTCAGTCCTAAATGTTGTGAGTAATGTCGTAAAGAGGGACCTCGGGGGTGGTGGGTTAATCCTCGTGGTCTCCGCAATGAAGGGCGTCACGGACAACCTAATAATGGCTTATGAAAATAAGGACGTGAACCTATTGGGTAAGGCCCTGGAGCAGTATGCCGAGGAGGCTTATAACCTGGGTTTGACTTACATGGAGAGAGCCCTTGAGTACGTGGGTCAGGAATTGAGGGAGTTAATAAGCATTAGGGAGCCCTGGGCAAGGGATTACTTCATAGTACATGGCGAATTACTATCTGTACTGCTCATAGAGGGTGTGTTAAGGGATGTGTTGGGTATAAATGCAAAGGCCGTTTACAACCCGGGCATTGTAACTAATGAGAATTGGGGTGAGGCCATGGTGATGCCTGAGAGTGAGGGAGCTGTTAGGGAGGTTATGATGAGGGTCCTGGGTAAGTACGACGTGGTTGTGGTGCCTGGGTTCCTGGGCGTGAGTACCGAGGGTAGGTATACCTCGCTGGGTAGGGGTGGTAGTGATTACACGGCATCGTTAATAGCCAGTTACCTGAACGCAGAGAAGTTAACATACTACACGGACAGTGGTGGTGTCCTGAGTGGGGACCCGAGGATCGTGGATTCACCAACCCTGGTACCCATGCTTAGTTACGAAGAGGCCCACGCGGCTTCTAGGGTTGGTGCTAAGAAGTTCCATCCAAGGACCTTTGAACCCCTGA
This window harbors:
- a CDS encoding DUF72 domain-containing protein, whose protein sequence is MQVLVGTCGFPTSRSRYYSLFRVVELQETFYEVPTEDRMTQLRGEAPTDFQFSVKAFQGFTHPINSPTYKRMRRTRLRGELGNYGLLRPTRENLELWGEFARAIKPLNPVIIVFQTPPSLELNEESFRGIREFFRSIEPVAPIAWEPRGSTYNNTQLLERLIRDLGIIHVTDPFRRDPLVITDTLYFRLHGIGKGEVNYSYKYTDEDLRRLRDKLINNYGSSSRVYVMFNNTHMLDDARRFKELVESGVG
- a CDS encoding 2,5-diamino-6-(ribosylamino)-4(3H)-pyrimidinone 5'-phosphate reductase; translation: MPRPYVIIVSASSIDGRIASKTGYSRLSCPFDLKRLHEVRASVDAIMVGANTVIMDNPSLTPRYVKAPKNPIRVVIDGRLRIPLNANVVVNKEAPTVIVTTNKAPRDKVEELIRRGVEVWLMGEDRVDLRGVLERLYEERGVRRVLVEGGGHLNWELIKEGLADEIRLTVTPYVFGAGTSFLEGNGYPTTTEGPRLRLEGVRVCECGNEVVITWRVIHDQGIP
- a CDS encoding GTP-dependent dephospho-CoA kinase family protein, whose amino-acid sequence is MYVLTSKWARELMAYPMGIAIGREAPGSIYVLRQCFGDDVKVMTVGDVVTQNVINHWKTPSIAVIDLKTRRNVALGGVAGFSKTYMVTNPPGTLSEEVIEVIRRAMEDVNRGLNVLVSVNGEEDLISLPLILEAPRNSVVLYGLYTGYLIAIPVNDYYRFAILKLISMMKAKK
- a CDS encoding DNA topoisomerase VI subunit B; the protein is MGSIDVKFEALSPAEFFRRNREIAGFANPARAVYQTIRELVENSLDATETFKILPSIKIQVSYVDASRNWLGVYVEDNGIGIPGDEIPNVFGRVFYSSKYRIKQHRGIFGLGAKMVVLYAQSTTNMPITVRSAPLKSDVIYEYQVMIDIAKNEPVIVDSKTLENKYGWHGTAIKVVIEGDWPKAKRRVEEYLRRTSMIAPYAEFLFRGPDEDDFLVIPRVTVKMPEPPKEGLPHPKSVDVELIKQLIQRNPDMKVFEFLVENFDGVGESIARNFLDYAGVNPDMPVGELENDKLVNFVTKMREFNGWRRPRADWLSPIGEDILAEGVRSVLNPEVVFTVTRKPSSYMGNPFIVEAAIAWGGAVPQSDKPIIYRFANKVPLIYDEGNDVVRKIVDEIDWTQYKVKFPAQLAVVVHICSTKIPYASAGKEAIADVPEIESEIRNAIREVARKLRLYITRKEKEQELLMKYAVFTMYSEEVVNALSYVTNTDPDKLRRSMRELIARKLKLDRIERALKEGKLTEEGENNEGSSAQAASLD
- a CDS encoding MmgE/PrpD family protein encodes the protein MVRDSLGEVIVDYALNVRFEDLSNEVIHEVKRRVLDSIGVALAAYSAEPVKIARSLAKAYRSTYEATLWGTIDMAPLDWASFTNSLMVRYLDYNDTYLGLEPLHPSDMIPTLMAATEYRGLSGRDLITAIAVSYEVGVRLCDSGSLRLHGWDHVNYISIAVTAGLARLMGLSREQALNALSIATVPHAAMRQSRVGELSHWKAAATANSSRNAVFAVLLAREGFTGPDAPLRGEMGFIRQLLSGEFNDKLIMELSSKPNPRRILDTYIKPYPVEYHAQSAVDAARQIRAEYGRPIEPDDVEYIVIDTFKAAYDIIVKDPEKWDPRTKETADHSLMWVTATALIHGTVALDHYKPEGIRDPRVLALIRKTKVNVDPELNKLYPSAIPNRVTVKFRDGREITARVDHPRGHPKNPMSDDELKEKFRALVSGVLTQSQISTIMDMVFNLENLRDIKPILKAMVV
- a CDS encoding 7-cyano-7-deazaguanine synthase — encoded protein: MARRAVLLLSGGIDSAVALYLLRSRDYEVIALSINYPGRGEREREFARKLAELTGARLVEVDLPFMREVIELWPRDEDRPDHLKGAHPSTVPARNALIYSVAAYFAEIYGAELIVAGHNAEDANYFPDANARFRLYMSRALTLGTYIGRKRGLKVVAPLSKLTKTQVVKLGLSLGVPFEYTWSCHNNGDKPCGKCTGCLMRKRAFEELGIEDPLERALRLKP